The Lentzea guizhouensis genome contains a region encoding:
- a CDS encoding lysophospholipid acyltransferase family protein: MTPLELAAWTWKMPRRGRGFWFSLAIDVLWPVVVVFVRLRVRGRQHVPGTGGVILAFNHLSNSDTVAAVVFALMSNRVPRILAKASLWRMPVFGRVMRSGGHIPVERGTVKAADALKPAVEALRAGECVMVFPEGTFTDDPGNWPMKGKSGVARMALESRVPVVPVAEWGTQDLLPRGTVLPRLWPRKRVEVVAGAPVDLSDLYDRELTAAVLDEATSRVMDAITTMLTGIRSEQAGSRKV, translated from the coding sequence GTGACCCCGCTCGAGCTCGCCGCCTGGACGTGGAAGATGCCACGACGAGGCAGAGGTTTCTGGTTCTCCCTGGCCATCGACGTCCTCTGGCCGGTCGTCGTGGTGTTCGTCCGCCTGCGCGTGCGCGGCCGCCAGCACGTGCCCGGCACCGGTGGCGTGATCCTCGCGTTCAACCACCTGTCCAACTCGGACACGGTCGCCGCCGTCGTGTTCGCGCTGATGTCGAACCGCGTGCCGCGCATCCTCGCGAAGGCCTCGCTGTGGCGCATGCCGGTGTTCGGCCGGGTCATGCGCTCCGGCGGCCACATCCCGGTCGAACGCGGCACGGTCAAGGCGGCGGACGCGCTGAAGCCCGCCGTGGAGGCCCTGCGGGCGGGGGAGTGCGTGATGGTGTTCCCCGAGGGCACCTTCACCGACGACCCCGGGAACTGGCCGATGAAGGGCAAGTCCGGCGTCGCGCGGATGGCCCTGGAAAGCCGCGTCCCGGTGGTCCCGGTCGCCGAGTGGGGCACCCAGGACCTGCTGCCCAGGGGCACTGTGCTGCCCCGGTTGTGGCCGCGCAAGAGGGTCGAGGTGGTGGCGGGTGCGCCGGTGGACCTGTCCGACCTCTACGACCGCGAACTGACCGCTGCCGTGCTCGACGAGGCGACTTCGCGGGTCATGGACGCGATTACGACCATGCTGACGGGCATACGTTCCGAGCAGGCGGGTAGCCGCAAGGTATGA